Proteins encoded in a region of the Podarcis muralis chromosome 2, rPodMur119.hap1.1, whole genome shotgun sequence genome:
- the LOC114590684 gene encoding urotensin-2 receptor-like, producing MERNWSAVGGPGNASSSGPGEAAAAWAFGAVLSVMYVAGVAGNVYTLGLLWRSGRCARGAPLSGSIASLALADLLYLCSIPFIVGTSVAQDWYFGELGCRVLLSLDLLTMHASIFTLTVMCTERYLAVTRPLATRQRSRRFSKATAGAVWGVSLLLTLPMMLMVTLSRSKDGKHICAPTWSPDAYRLYLTVLFSTSILAPGLIIGCLYARLATTYLESQRNPPRKKEPKRSPRQKVLILVFTIVLVFWACFLPFWIWQLVPLYHGPLGLAPHTQKCINYLVTCLTYSNSCINPFLYTLLTRNYREYLRNRHSNFYRFTSSFRKRGSSLHCSWRRSTSSGTHGESGSEALSMATLRDCK from the coding sequence ATGGAGCGCAACTGGAGCGCCGTCGGGGGGCCGGGCAATGCCTCGTCGAGCGggcccggggaggcggcggccGCGTGGGCTTTCGGCGCGGTGCTGTCGGTGATGTATGTGGCCGGCGTGGCGGGCAACGTGTACACGCTGGGTCTGCTGTGGCGCTCGGGCCGATGCGCCCGCGGCGCGCCCCTGTCGGGCTCCATCGCCAGCCTGGCGCTGGCTGACCTGCTCTACCTGTGCTCCATCCCCTTCATCGTGGGCACGTCGGTGGCGCAGGACTGGTACTTCGGCGAGCTGGGCTGCCGCGTGCTGCTCAGCCTGGACCTACTCACCATGCACGCCAGCATCTTCACGCTGACCGTCATGTGCACCGAGCGCTACCTGGCCGTCACCAGGCCGCTGGCTACGCGGCAGCGGTCGCGGCGCTTCAGCAAAGCCACGGCCGGCGCCGTCTGGGGGGTGTCGCTGCTGCTCACGCTGCCCATGATGCTGATGGTCACGCTGAGCCGCAGCAAGGACGGCAAGCACATCTGCGCGCCCACCTGGAGCCCCGACGCCTACCGGCTCTACCTGACGGTGCTCTTCAGCACCAGCATCCTGGCCCCGGGGCTGATCATCGGCTGCCTGTACGCGCGCCTGGCCACCACCTACCTGGAGTCGCAGAGGAACCCTCCGCGCAAGAAGGAGCCCAAGCGCTCCCCGCGCCAGAAGGTGCTCATCCTGGTCTTCACCATCGTGCTGGTCTTCTGGGCTTGCTTCCTGCCCTTCTGGATCTGGCAGCTAGTGCCCCTCTACCACGGGCCCCTCGGGCTCGCGCCCCACACCCAGAAGTGCATCAATTACCTGGTGACCTGCCTGACCTACAGCAACAGCTGCATCAACCCGTTCCTCTACACCTTACTCACCAGGAACTACCGCGAGTACCTGCGCAACAGGCACAGCAACTTCTACCGCTTCACGTCGTCCTTCCGCAAGAGGGGCTCCAGCCTGCACTGCTCCTGGAGGCGATCCACCTCCTCCGGCACCCACGGCGAGTCCGGGTCCGAGGCCCTGAGCATGGCCACGTTAAGGGACTGCAAATGA